Sequence from the Ictalurus furcatus strain D&B chromosome 29, Billie_1.0, whole genome shotgun sequence genome:
ctccggggtcaGGGGTTTGAATCGCACCTCCATCCTTCGTGTGcagagcttgtatgttctccctgtgagGGGTTTGCTCcaggtgctctggtttccttccccagtccaaagacatgcgttgtaggctgattgtccatagtgtgtgcgattgtgccctgtgataagTTGGCACCCCGTACAGCTCCCTAGGATAGACTCTAGgcttccccgcaaccctgtgtaggataaggggtaTCGAAAATGGACGGGAGAGTGTGGGTCGgtagatgtgggtgtgtgtcatgtttttatatcaACCAACTGTCCAAGTtctttttatatcttggtgaggaccaaatgttcccacaaggataggaatatttgtctctttgtgtgtgtgtgtgtgtgtgggtgggtgtgggtgtgtgtgtgtgaggctgagGGCATTAAAACCCCTGGCTTGGAACTGAAGCGCAGCTAAAGTGTAAGGTTTCATtttgagggagtgagagagagctgcGTTTGACCCGACTCGGCTTCGGTTTCCTCGTCTTTACCTCATTTAGTGTCAAGCTACAGAGTTTACCTTGCTTTATTTACCTGAGCAAAACATCCCAAAAGGAAGTATTTATGGACTGACTGTGGACTAATTCCATGACTTTTTTCAGCAGTGGATGTCTGGAATAGCAGTATCGAGGAGGAATGTGGCGGGACAGTGCGTGTGAAAGGAGCCATGCCGACTCTGTGGAAGCGTATCGTGTTCTCGGTAGGCTGCATACTGAGTATCGGCTCGGTGGTGCTCCTGGTTGTGGCGCTCTCCACCGAGCGCTGGATCACTGCGACCATCCTGTGTCAAACTGGGGTTGATCTAGTGAACGCGTCGAAGCCGGAGCTCGAGCAATTCACTGGAGATATGTACTACGGGCTTTTTCAAGGCGGCAAAACACGGAAATGCGGTCTCGGCAGTCGTAGTTACAAAATTTACAGTGAggattttaagtgtttttaagaATGCACAGTTTAATGTGAGCAGCTCCCAAAACTGGTGGACTATCTTTGCCAGCTGGTAGAATGATGGAAAGAAAACAGGTTCCCGAATTACCACCAGTGTTACCAAAGTAgcatgctcaaaaaaaaaaaagtcactagaaGGCACCAGAGTACATCATCAGCTACTTTGCATATGAATTGAAATGTTATGAtgatttgcatatcaaaacatGTTACACTTTTATTGGGGCGTGttgatataggaaaatattcaggatggtgtgatgtggcccgacAGGAAGTAAAGTGGCTTATTtaactataacagcatgccctggcGTATTTTatcccgcttataccacagcaatttgccaacaatgacAAATTTTAATCgattaatgaatgacacttcTTTCTTTGTAACCAtctatagttatttatttagttgctCACTTTGTCAATTATATTATAGACTGGTACATGTTAAAAGTTACACACTTTATATGTATTTCAGCAATTTAAGTATGTGCCCATGTACTATAAGGGTGTGATGCACAGTACAATATGAATATACTAAATGGGCAAAATTTTGTGGATAATGAATCATCGCGttcatatgtgtttgttgaacatcctattccagatttagtccccctttgctgttataataatctccactcttctgggaaggctttccattagattttagAGCATGGCAATGGGGATTTTCCCATTAAGCCACAAgatcattagtgaggtcaggtagtgatgtcaggtgaggaggcctggggtgcagtcggtgttcccgttcatcccaaaggtgttcagtggggttgaggtcagcactctttgcaggacactcgagttcttctacttcaaccttggcaaaccatgtcttcgtAATGATAacgataatgataataatgagtctttatcaatcacatatacattacagcacagtgaaattcttttttcttcgcatatcccagcatgttaggaagttggggtaaGAGCACAGGGTCATCCGTTATACGGCACCCTTGGAGcggagagggttaagagccttgctcaaggccccAACAGGGGCAGCTTAGTGGCGCTGACCTTCCGATCTGTAACCCTGAGCTttcagtgctggggcttgaacccccgaccatagacttgctttgtgcacaggggcatcgtcatgctggaacaggtttgggcctcttagttccagtaaaggggaattgtaattctacagcatgcaaagacattctatacaattctaTACAACTgcgtgcttccaactttgtggcagcagtttgggggGAAAACACATATGGCCatgttggtcaggtgtccacataattttggccatattgtgtatattgTAAGATTTAacagtgttttttcttctcttttcagTTTTCCCAAAACTGATTAGGAAAGTCAACAGTGGTCTTCATATGATCatcattttcttcctcttctttgctaTTGGCTTTGCACTTGTGAGTCTGGCGTTCTGCATTTACAATGCCAGAAAAGTGCCTTACCAGTCCATCAAAGGACCTTTAGGC
This genomic interval carries:
- the clrn2 gene encoding clarin-2, which gives rise to MPTLWKRIVFSVGCILSIGSVVLLVVALSTERWITATILCQTGVDLVNASKPELEQFTGDMYYGLFQGGKTRKCGLGSRSYKIYIFPKLIRKVNSGLHMIIIFFLFFAIGFALVSLAFCIYNARKVPYQSIKGPLGLYLWNFIAALFCSLGFACFIAAVRCHRLTERVANFHENLFHLVVLEENLGFSFWLCVASTVSHGANILVVASSKIHLPKIQTKKPEEPTTTGDDLLY